One genomic window of Borreliella burgdorferi B31 includes the following:
- a CDS encoding M15 family metallopeptidase, translating to MKSIYALLFLFINLSLLANNISKKDLEVLLKIAQAMNKECKNFIEKNPIQFLKEIKPLVDAEKNNLLTLINKKIPIPENYKIPDLVNIDDFEDLKNLGAKTIKVRKILIEDLIRLIKDAKKFGIEIKIKSAYRTQEYQKFLFDYNVKTYGRKVAETQSAIPGHSQHHMGTAIDFINIDDNLLNTKEGKWLYENSLKYGFSVSYPKGYETDTGYKAEPWHYLYIGPKPCFIQKKYFNNLQHKLLEFWNQNKTNLINLIEKYAN from the coding sequence ATGAAATCAATTTATGCTTTATTATTTCTATTTATTAATTTATCTTTGTTGGCTAACAACATTTCAAAAAAAGATTTAGAAGTACTGCTAAAGATTGCCCAAGCAATGAATAAGGAATGCAAAAATTTTATTGAAAAAAATCCTATTCAGTTCTTAAAAGAAATAAAACCCTTAGTAGATGCAGAAAAAAATAACCTCTTAACTCTAATAAATAAAAAAATACCAATTCCTGAAAATTATAAAATACCTGATCTGGTAAATATTGATGATTTTGAAGATCTTAAAAATCTTGGAGCAAAGACTATTAAAGTAAGAAAAATATTAATCGAAGATTTAATTCGACTAATAAAAGATGCAAAAAAATTTGGGATTGAAATTAAAATCAAATCTGCTTACAGAACGCAAGAATATCAAAAATTTTTATTTGATTACAATGTCAAAACTTATGGCAGAAAAGTTGCAGAAACCCAATCAGCAATTCCAGGCCATTCTCAACATCATATGGGAACAGCAATAGATTTTATAAATATAGATGATAATTTACTAAACACAAAAGAAGGAAAATGGCTTTATGAAAACTCTCTAAAATACGGATTTTCCGTTTCATACCCAAAAGGATATGAAACGGACACTGGATATAAAGCAGAGCCTTGGCACTACTTATACATAGGACCTAAGCCATGCTTTATTCAGAAAAAATATTTTAATAATTTACAACATAAGCTTCTTGAATTTTGGAACCAGAACAAAACAAATCTTATTAACCTAATTGAAAAATATGCAAACTAA
- a CDS encoding MATE family efflux transporter, with product MIKKFKNYDQIIKELFVIAIPTAFESLLFQMVTFFDNFMISYLGSFHVTGVSLANRVTFLFFIIVFGLGTALSAYVSQAIAKKKFLQVRQSFAYILLIGTTIGIIFFIFSFLFPRNIIKLFTANQDSLNFGSEYLKIISLSYVLMAYSFLSAMGFKSAKEVKIPLYVTSIVVLINIVFNYILIFGFSMGIKGAAYATVLARIVEFVFYFLYSLISSNSYYRIKFGDFFAPKVVTRANLKLIIPVLSHEIFWVLSITILHAFYARVGSIEYASFAVASNLFDICFVLLHGMGLATGVVIGHLMIYDKKHVRSVGFFLSFLGFLLGIFVVILLIGISSFAPYIFSKLDSPELVSVFIYVFASIVIFKAFTAQVLVGVFRASGIPNVCFFIESGVIVFYTLPVAYLLVFYTNLSLPIVVFIVNLEEIIKNIFIIIEFFHDDWIREIEYEELA from the coding sequence ATGATCAAAAAGTTTAAAAATTATGACCAGATAATAAAAGAGCTATTTGTTATAGCTATTCCTACAGCTTTTGAATCGCTTTTATTTCAAATGGTAACTTTTTTTGATAATTTTATGATCTCCTATTTGGGCTCTTTTCATGTTACGGGAGTTTCTTTGGCAAATAGAGTAACTTTTCTTTTTTTTATTATTGTGTTTGGACTTGGTACGGCTTTAAGCGCTTACGTTTCCCAAGCAATTGCAAAAAAGAAGTTTCTTCAAGTAAGACAATCTTTTGCTTATATATTATTAATTGGAACTACAATAGGAATAATTTTTTTTATATTTTCATTTCTTTTTCCAAGAAACATTATAAAGCTATTTACAGCTAATCAGGATTCTTTAAATTTTGGATCAGAGTATTTAAAAATTATTTCATTGTCTTATGTGCTAATGGCATATTCTTTTTTATCTGCTATGGGATTTAAGAGTGCTAAAGAAGTAAAAATACCCTTATATGTTACTTCTATTGTTGTTTTAATAAATATTGTTTTTAATTATATTCTTATTTTTGGCTTTAGCATGGGAATAAAAGGTGCCGCATATGCTACTGTGCTTGCTAGAATTGTTGAGTTTGTTTTCTATTTTTTATATAGTTTGATAAGCAGTAATTCATATTATCGGATTAAGTTTGGCGATTTTTTTGCTCCAAAGGTAGTTACTAGGGCTAATTTGAAACTAATTATACCTGTTTTGTCTCACGAGATTTTTTGGGTTTTAAGTATAACTATTTTGCATGCATTTTATGCTCGTGTTGGGAGCATTGAATACGCTTCATTTGCTGTTGCATCAAATCTTTTTGATATTTGTTTTGTATTGCTTCATGGTATGGGACTTGCAACAGGGGTTGTTATTGGCCATTTAATGATTTACGATAAGAAACATGTTAGATCAGTTGGATTTTTTTTATCTTTTTTAGGATTTCTTTTGGGCATTTTTGTAGTTATTTTGCTTATTGGAATATCGAGCTTTGCACCTTATATTTTTAGTAAATTAGATTCTCCCGAACTTGTTAGCGTGTTTATTTATGTTTTTGCAAGTATTGTAATTTTTAAAGCTTTTACGGCACAAGTTCTTGTTGGGGTTTTTAGGGCTAGCGGTATACCAAATGTTTGTTTTTTTATTGAATCGGGAGTAATTGTTTTTTATACCCTTCCAGTTGCTTATTTATTGGTGTTTTATACAAATTTAAGTTTACCAATAGTTGTTTTTATTGTAAATCTGGAAGAGATTATTAAAAATATATTTATTATAATTGAATTTTTTCACGATGATTGGATACGAGAGATTGAGTATGAAGAACTTGCTTGA
- a CDS encoding MATE family efflux transporter codes for MYSLGVSKKDKIYKDLLKIAIPTAIEFFLFNFISLTDNAMVAYLGDYPVAGVSLANKFFELFVTIGFSMAGAYNIIATRQYNQGDFKSFRNTFFISILTIILFSFPFILISIVNPFFLLRLISNDERAVYYGAAYLNIAIFSFVFAIIKGLIANALKVVEIVKFQVYISVFSVLLNFVFNYIFIFVFHMGVVGAAIATTVIRTLELIVYLVCTAFNKNSILHFKLDDLNINIKPFAQLIKFFIPILLNEFAWFFGYLVLTSIFIGIDTHKYAAYSISFSIYFIIFNIIHSFCISLNIMMGYEMHNSKKEIMKVAIYLSKIGLKLAFLTSFVLFIFSFFAPYIFYTLKYSHLIGIILRYSSVSAFFMALAFQYLFGFFRAGASPSFGAIMEGSVTFVYTIPIAFVLANYTNLPFEIIVFIPSLEDAIKLVVSLPYFYSERWIKSV; via the coding sequence ATGTATTCATTGGGTGTATCGAAAAAGGATAAAATTTATAAAGATCTTTTAAAAATTGCGATTCCAACTGCTATTGAGTTTTTTTTATTTAATTTTATTTCCCTTACAGATAATGCTATGGTTGCATATCTTGGTGACTATCCTGTTGCAGGAGTTTCTCTTGCAAATAAATTTTTTGAACTGTTTGTTACTATTGGGTTTTCCATGGCAGGAGCTTATAATATAATTGCTACAAGACAATACAATCAGGGTGATTTTAAGAGCTTTAGAAATACGTTTTTTATTAGTATATTAACTATTATTTTATTTTCTTTTCCGTTTATTTTGATTTCCATAGTGAATCCTTTTTTTTTACTTAGATTGATTTCTAATGATGAGCGGGCGGTTTACTATGGAGCAGCTTACTTAAATATAGCTATTTTTTCTTTCGTATTTGCAATCATAAAAGGACTTATTGCTAATGCTCTTAAGGTTGTTGAAATTGTTAAATTTCAAGTTTACATTTCTGTTTTTTCAGTGCTTTTGAATTTTGTATTTAATTATATTTTTATTTTTGTTTTTCATATGGGAGTAGTTGGAGCTGCTATTGCAACAACAGTTATTCGTACTTTAGAGCTTATTGTTTATCTTGTTTGTACAGCTTTTAACAAAAATTCAATTTTGCACTTTAAGTTAGATGATTTGAATATTAATATTAAGCCGTTTGCTCAGCTAATTAAATTTTTTATTCCAATTCTTTTAAATGAGTTTGCTTGGTTTTTTGGCTATCTTGTATTGACATCGATTTTTATAGGAATTGATACTCATAAATATGCTGCTTACAGCATATCTTTTTCTATTTATTTTATTATCTTTAATATAATTCATTCCTTTTGTATTTCTTTAAATATTATGATGGGCTATGAAATGCATAATAGTAAAAAAGAAATCATGAAAGTTGCAATATATTTGAGTAAAATTGGCCTTAAGCTTGCTTTTTTAACATCTTTTGTATTGTTTATATTTTCATTTTTTGCTCCTTATATTTTTTATACATTAAAGTATTCGCACCTTATAGGAATTATTTTAAGATATTCTTCTGTTTCTGCCTTTTTCATGGCTCTTGCTTTTCAGTATCTTTTTGGATTTTTTCGTGCAGGAGCATCTCCAAGTTTTGGCGCTATTATGGAAGGCTCTGTGACTTTTGTTTATACCATTCCTATTGCTTTTGTTTTAGCAAATTATACAAATTTGCCTTTTGAAATTATTGTTTTTATTCCATCTCTTGAGGACGCAATCAAACTTGTTGTTTCACTTCCTTATTTTTATAGTGAAAGGTGGATTAAATCCGTTTAA
- the murD gene encoding UDP-N-acetylmuramoyl-L-alanine--D-glutamate ligase, with product MLLDEIKNLNFLIMGLGLNGGGVALSRFLLKRGAKLVITDLKSETELALSIDALRDFEDQIRYVLGKHDVNDFKNADIVVKNPGVKPNNKYLKFAKRIETDISLFLMFNKNPIVAVTGTKGKSTLVSLLYQALKEKYPGVKLGGNIGVSPLSFFDQLDGKSPLILELSSWQLQSLENFNPIISIITNVYNDHQNYYLNFDDYIIDKSKIFVNQTSGIVIIQDQAYCKYFSKFKSKVRVILFSEFNPCDFDQDIFYCNEGKVYFNDSLIGSFSNSRAVFIIPKVITFFVSYYLNIDLNRTGQILSNFKGIEHRLEFVKSVQNVMFYNDTASTIPESTVLSVKSLKTKDNRINLIVGGTDKELDFLSFSKIADIVRTWILIRGSATVKIIKILEKSSIQYFLFDSLRDAVNYAFKISSPGDIVLFSPASASFELFNNEFDRGLQFKNLVNNLG from the coding sequence GTGCTTTTAGACGAAATTAAAAATTTAAATTTTTTAATCATGGGTTTAGGCCTTAATGGAGGAGGAGTAGCTCTTTCTAGATTTTTATTAAAGCGTGGGGCAAAATTAGTAATTACTGATCTTAAAAGCGAGACGGAATTAGCTTTAAGTATTGATGCTTTAAGAGATTTTGAGGATCAAATTAGGTATGTTTTAGGCAAACACGATGTAAACGATTTTAAAAATGCTGACATTGTTGTAAAAAATCCCGGTGTGAAACCCAATAATAAATATTTAAAGTTTGCAAAACGAATTGAGACAGATATTAGCTTATTTTTAATGTTTAACAAGAACCCTATAGTTGCAGTAACAGGCACTAAAGGAAAATCTACTCTTGTATCTCTTTTGTATCAAGCTTTGAAAGAAAAATATCCGGGGGTAAAGCTTGGAGGCAATATTGGTGTATCTCCTTTAAGTTTTTTTGATCAACTTGATGGAAAATCTCCTTTGATTTTAGAGCTCTCTTCTTGGCAGTTGCAATCTTTAGAGAATTTTAATCCTATTATTAGTATTATTACAAATGTTTACAACGATCATCAAAACTATTATTTAAATTTTGATGATTATATTATTGATAAGTCAAAAATTTTTGTAAATCAAACTTCAGGAATTGTGATTATTCAGGATCAGGCTTATTGCAAATATTTTTCAAAATTTAAATCAAAAGTCAGAGTTATTTTATTTTCCGAATTTAATCCTTGTGATTTTGATCAAGATATTTTTTATTGCAATGAAGGCAAAGTATATTTTAATGACAGCTTGATTGGAAGTTTTTCTAATTCACGAGCTGTTTTTATAATTCCTAAAGTTATTACTTTTTTTGTTTCGTATTATTTAAACATAGACCTTAATCGCACGGGTCAGATTTTAAGTAATTTTAAAGGTATTGAGCACAGATTAGAGTTTGTTAAATCAGTTCAAAATGTAATGTTTTATAATGATACAGCTTCAACTATTCCTGAGTCTACTGTTTTATCTGTTAAAAGTTTGAAAACAAAAGATAACCGTATCAACTTAATTGTTGGGGGAACCGATAAAGAGCTTGATTTTTTAAGTTTTAGCAAGATTGCAGATATTGTGAGAACTTGGATTTTAATAAGAGGTAGTGCAACTGTAAAAATTATTAAGATTTTAGAAAAAAGTAGCATACAATATTTTCTATTTGATTCTTTAAGAGATGCAGTAAATTATGCTTTCAAGATTTCAAGTCCGGGTGACATTGTGTTATTTTCTCCTGCTAGTGCTTCTTTTGAGCTTTTTAATAATGAGTTTGATAGAGGTTTGCAATTTAAAAATTTAGTTAATAATCTTGGTTAA
- a CDS encoding lipid II:glycine glycyltransferase FemX: MTIKKIKTKEMEENYLQSELWALIKTTKNSYWKAIAFESDVLGKIVVMQRRLFKNFYLAYIPHPEFSNKTLENINIDKISKSIKEFSIKIKPYLHKNTIFLRFDLMYYYQRTLNDKYSPLKTKIKYLKKSFDDIQPANTTILNLNNSLEEILLNMKKKTRYNIKLSTKKNLNIIIDDKFKHLSEFYKLYKETSKRDKFTIHSEEYIQNLIQIFKQDKNAQIKLIIAFYNNIIISGIIVGIYKEKAVYLYGASSKEYRNLMPNYAVQFKAIEMLKKLEIKEYDLLGIPPIANKNHPLYGLFSFKTGFGGNIIHRIGCYDFTYKNFIYKIYANLEKLRYFYYKVIRKKI, translated from the coding sequence ATGACTATTAAAAAAATAAAAACAAAAGAAATGGAAGAAAATTATCTTCAAAGCGAACTGTGGGCATTAATAAAAACAACAAAAAACAGTTATTGGAAAGCCATAGCATTTGAGAGCGATGTTCTTGGCAAAATTGTTGTAATGCAAAGAAGACTATTTAAAAATTTTTACTTAGCATATATTCCGCATCCAGAATTCTCAAACAAAACTCTTGAAAACATTAATATTGATAAAATCAGTAAAAGTATTAAAGAATTTAGCATAAAAATAAAACCCTACTTACATAAAAATACAATCTTTTTAAGATTCGATTTAATGTATTACTACCAAAGAACACTGAATGACAAATACTCTCCATTAAAAACTAAAATCAAATATCTAAAAAAATCCTTTGATGACATACAACCCGCAAACACAACAATATTAAACTTAAATAATTCTCTTGAAGAGATTTTGCTTAACATGAAAAAAAAAACAAGATATAACATAAAGCTCAGCACAAAAAAAAATCTAAATATAATAATAGATGATAAATTTAAACATTTAAGTGAATTTTACAAGCTATACAAAGAAACTAGCAAAAGAGATAAATTTACTATTCACTCAGAAGAATATATACAAAACCTAATTCAAATATTCAAACAAGACAAAAATGCTCAAATAAAATTGATAATTGCATTTTACAATAACATAATTATTTCTGGCATAATAGTGGGAATTTACAAAGAAAAAGCAGTCTATCTTTATGGGGCTTCAAGCAAGGAATATAGAAATTTAATGCCCAATTACGCTGTACAATTTAAAGCAATAGAAATGTTAAAAAAATTAGAAATAAAAGAATATGATTTATTAGGAATTCCCCCAATTGCAAATAAAAACCACCCCTTATATGGTCTTTTTAGTTTTAAAACAGGATTTGGAGGCAATATTATTCATAGAATTGGTTGTTATGATTTTACTTACAAAAATTTTATTTATAAGATTTATGCAAATCTTGAAAAACTTAGATACTTCTATTACAAAGTAATAAGGAAAAAAATTTAA
- the metG gene encoding methionine--tRNA ligase, producing the protein MKKMNLVTAALPYVNNIPHLGNLVQVLSADAFARYSKMSGIETLYVCGTDEYGTATETKALIENTTPLELCNKYYEIHKSIYKWFNIEFDIFGRTTNKNHQDIVQNFFLQLEKNGYIKERETEQFYCNKDSMFLADRYVIGECPECQSMAKGDQCDNCSKLLNPTDLINPKCIICKNKPILKKTNHLYLDLPKIKTKLEKWIKNPDTSKNWNTNALKMTKAFLRDGLKERAITRDLKWGIPVPKKGFENKVFYVWFDAPIGYISITKNIIKNWESWWKNNDQVNLVQFIGKDNILFHTIIFPCIEIGSEENWTILNQLSSSEYLNYENLKFSKSEGTGIFGNDAITTGIPSDIWRFYIYYNRPEKSDFQFMWQDLMERVNTELIDNFSNLVNRVLTFQRKFFGDVIETIEIQNKFWKQITPKYNKILNLFKKTELKSALKEILKISSLGNKIFQDNEPWKRKNNSPQETKELISNLIYLIRDLSILMMPFIPETSKKIQQFFGNSYQFSTKILGTKSGIKKIEFTEILFNKLEQKKINNLKLKYSGDKNMKENEQAENLPIAKEQPENLFREKVLLRVVKINKIERNPEAKNLFILKLDDGTNKDKQIVSGLEGYYTEEELLGKHIIIVDNLKPAKFRGIKSEGMLIAAEDKNKNFKVIIVEDSIQNPIAGERIILENDQNKDLACPPKIDINKFLKANIVAENGELKINGINLILENSKNKILSKDIPNGTVC; encoded by the coding sequence ATGAAAAAAATGAATCTAGTTACAGCTGCTCTACCCTATGTTAATAACATACCTCATCTTGGGAATTTAGTTCAAGTGCTATCAGCTGATGCTTTTGCAAGATATTCGAAAATGTCAGGAATTGAAACTCTTTACGTCTGCGGAACAGATGAATATGGAACAGCTACAGAAACCAAAGCCTTAATTGAAAATACTACCCCTTTAGAACTTTGCAATAAATATTATGAAATACATAAATCAATTTACAAATGGTTCAATATTGAATTTGACATCTTTGGTCGCACAACCAACAAGAACCATCAAGACATTGTACAAAATTTTTTCCTACAATTAGAAAAAAACGGCTATATAAAAGAGAGAGAAACTGAACAGTTTTATTGCAATAAAGATTCAATGTTCTTGGCTGATAGATATGTAATAGGAGAATGCCCAGAATGCCAAAGCATGGCTAAAGGAGATCAGTGCGACAACTGTTCTAAACTTCTAAATCCAACAGACCTAATAAATCCAAAATGCATAATTTGTAAAAACAAGCCTATTTTAAAAAAAACCAATCATCTTTATTTAGATCTTCCCAAAATAAAAACAAAACTTGAAAAATGGATAAAAAATCCAGATACTAGCAAGAATTGGAATACCAATGCCCTTAAAATGACAAAGGCTTTTTTAAGAGATGGCCTTAAAGAAAGGGCAATTACAAGAGACCTGAAATGGGGAATTCCTGTGCCTAAAAAAGGTTTTGAAAATAAAGTATTTTATGTGTGGTTTGATGCTCCAATAGGATACATTTCAATTACCAAAAACATTATCAAAAATTGGGAATCTTGGTGGAAAAACAATGATCAAGTAAATCTTGTACAATTTATTGGGAAAGACAATATATTGTTTCATACAATTATATTCCCTTGCATAGAAATTGGAAGTGAAGAAAATTGGACAATATTAAATCAACTCTCATCAAGCGAATACTTAAATTACGAAAATCTTAAATTTTCAAAATCAGAAGGAACAGGAATTTTTGGAAACGATGCTATTACTACAGGAATCCCCTCTGATATTTGGCGATTTTATATTTATTATAACAGGCCTGAAAAATCTGATTTTCAATTTATGTGGCAAGATCTCATGGAAAGAGTAAATACAGAACTTATTGATAATTTTTCAAACCTTGTAAACAGAGTATTAACATTTCAAAGAAAATTCTTTGGAGATGTAATAGAAACAATAGAAATTCAAAATAAGTTTTGGAAACAAATAACACCAAAATATAATAAAATACTAAATCTTTTTAAAAAGACAGAACTAAAATCTGCTCTCAAAGAAATACTTAAAATTTCTTCCCTTGGAAATAAAATATTTCAAGATAACGAACCCTGGAAAAGAAAAAACAACTCTCCACAAGAAACAAAAGAACTAATCTCAAACTTAATATACCTAATCAGAGACTTATCTATTTTAATGATGCCATTCATTCCCGAAACAAGCAAAAAGATACAACAATTCTTTGGCAACAGTTATCAATTTTCAACCAAAATTCTTGGAACTAAATCGGGAATTAAAAAAATTGAATTCACAGAAATATTATTCAATAAACTAGAGCAAAAAAAAATTAATAATTTAAAGCTAAAATATTCAGGAGATAAAAACATGAAAGAAAACGAACAAGCAGAAAACTTGCCTATAGCAAAAGAGCAACCGGAAAACTTGTTTAGAGAAAAAGTGCTCTTAAGAGTTGTAAAAATAAATAAAATAGAAAGAAATCCCGAGGCTAAAAACTTATTTATATTAAAACTAGATGACGGAACTAACAAGGATAAACAAATAGTAAGCGGCCTTGAAGGATATTACACAGAAGAAGAACTTTTAGGAAAACATATAATAATAGTAGACAATTTAAAGCCTGCAAAGTTTAGGGGAATAAAATCTGAAGGAATGCTAATAGCTGCTGAGGACAAAAATAAAAATTTTAAAGTTATAATTGTAGAAGATTCAATTCAAAATCCTATTGCTGGAGAGAGAATAATACTTGAAAACGATCAGAATAAAGATCTTGCCTGCCCACCTAAAATTGACATAAATAAGTTTTTAAAAGCCAATATAGTAGCAGAAAACGGAGAGCTTAAAATAAACGGAATAAATTTAATATTAGAAAATTCTAAGAACAAAATTTTATCTAAAGATATTCCAAACGGAACAGTTTGCTAA
- a CDS encoding 5'-methylthioadenosine/adenosylhomocysteine nucleosidase: MNNCLIKFFIFLLVFSNSYVAFSKNVNVLIVTAMDSEFDQINKLMSNKEEIVLKEYGLNKKILKGKLSNRNVMVIICGVGKVNAGVWTSYILSKYNISHVINSGVAGGVVSAKYKDIKVGDVVVSSEVAYHDVDLTKFGYKVGQLTGGLPQKFNANKNLIKNAIEAIKSKVGGSNAYSGLIVSGDQFIDPTYINKIIGNFKDVIAVEMEGAAIGHVSHMFNIPFIVIRSISDIVNKEGNEVEYSKFSKIAAFNSAKVVQEILRKL, translated from the coding sequence ATGAATAATTGTTTAATAAAGTTTTTTATTTTTTTATTAGTTTTTTCAAACAGTTATGTTGCTTTTTCTAAAAATGTCAATGTTTTAATAGTAACTGCTATGGACTCTGAGTTTGATCAGATAAATAAGCTTATGTCTAATAAGGAAGAAATAGTTCTTAAGGAGTATGGTCTTAATAAAAAGATTTTAAAGGGGAAGTTGTCTAATCGCAATGTTATGGTTATTATTTGTGGGGTTGGTAAGGTTAATGCTGGTGTGTGGACTAGCTACATTTTGTCAAAATACAACATAAGTCATGTCATTAATTCTGGCGTTGCTGGTGGCGTTGTTAGTGCTAAATACAAAGATATTAAAGTGGGAGATGTGGTGGTGTCTTCAGAGGTTGCATATCATGATGTTGATTTGACTAAATTTGGATACAAGGTAGGACAGCTTACAGGAGGATTGCCTCAAAAATTTAATGCCAATAAAAATTTAATTAAGAATGCCATAGAGGCCATTAAATCAAAGGTTGGAGGTTCTAATGCATATTCAGGATTAATAGTTTCAGGAGATCAGTTTATTGATCCAACTTATATTAACAAAATTATAGGAAACTTTAAAGATGTAATAGCTGTTGAGATGGAAGGTGCAGCAATAGGGCATGTTTCTCATATGTTTAATATACCTTTTATAGTTATTAGGTCAATATCTGACATTGTAAATAAAGAAGGGAATGAGGTTGAATATAGTAAATTTTCTAAAATAGCTGCTTTCAATTCAGCCAAAGTTGTACAAGAAATTTTAAGAAAACTTTAA
- the pta gene encoding phosphate acetyltransferase — translation MYSFYKVFCLKDYVFKKARIFVKENKLKANIVFPESSDSRVLKAAIVILQKNLADSIILIGKKDTVINSLKEFSNCNDILGRIEVVDPNSFPDIEMYLDEYWSLQKLKGVTKQSLKTQVLDEITFAMLMVRFGYAKSCVCGAVSTSAKVLSNALRIIPKLEGVKIISSFMIMDTLCTARNVDFCFGHNGILFFADCSVVVNPNSLELAEIALQSAKSFKDILNAKPKVALLSFSTKGSSSAKETEKVKNALNIVRNKESDLLIDGELQLDSAIIKDVAEKKCRESLVAGSANVLIFPNLDAGNIGYKLVERFAFAKAYGPFLQGFSKPISDLSRGCSVDEIVFASALMISI, via the coding sequence TTGTATTCTTTTTATAAGGTGTTTTGTTTAAAAGATTATGTTTTTAAGAAGGCAAGAATATTTGTAAAAGAGAATAAGCTTAAGGCCAATATAGTTTTTCCCGAAAGTAGTGATTCTAGAGTTTTAAAGGCAGCTATTGTTATTTTGCAAAAAAATCTTGCAGATTCGATTATTTTGATAGGCAAAAAAGATACTGTTATTAATTCTTTAAAAGAATTTTCTAATTGCAATGATATTTTAGGAAGAATAGAAGTTGTTGATCCTAATTCTTTCCCAGATATTGAAATGTATTTGGATGAATATTGGAGTTTACAAAAGTTAAAGGGAGTTACGAAGCAAAGTTTAAAGACTCAAGTTTTAGATGAAATTACTTTTGCTATGCTTATGGTAAGATTTGGTTATGCTAAATCTTGTGTTTGTGGGGCTGTCTCAACTTCTGCTAAAGTTTTGTCTAATGCTTTAAGAATAATCCCTAAGTTGGAAGGTGTTAAGATTATATCATCTTTTATGATTATGGATACTTTATGCACTGCKCGTAATGTTGATTTTTGTTTTGGACATAATGGAATCTTATTTTTTGCAGATTGTTCTGTAGTGGTCAATCCCAATTCTTTAGAGCTTGCAGAAATTGCATTGCAAAGTGCTAAATCTTTTAAAGATATTTTAAATGCAAAGCCCAAGGTTGCTCTTTTGAGTTTTTCAACAAAAGGGTCTTCTAGTGCTAAAGAAACTGAAAAAGTAAAGAATGCTTTAAATATTGTTAGGAATAAAGAGAGTGATTTACTTATTGATGGTGAGCTGCAGCTTGATTCAGCCATAATAAAAGATGTTGCAGAGAAAAAATGTAGAGAATCTTTAGTAGCAGGTTCTGCTAATGTTTTAATATTTCCCAATTTAGATGCGGGGAATATTGGTTATAAATTAGTAGAGAGATTTGCTTTTGCCAAGGCCTACGGTCCCTTTTTACAAGGTTTTTCCAAGCCCATTAGCGATCTTTCAAGGGGCTGTTCTGTTGATGAAATTGTATTTGCAAGTGCTTTAATGATAAGCATTTAA
- the rsmA gene encoding 16S rRNA (adenine(1518)-N(6)/adenine(1519)-N(6))-dimethyltransferase RsmA encodes MILSLLSMNINYNSITSIKQTLKERKIAPRKLWGQNYLINESIRQKIIESLDIKENEKIWEIGPGLGAMTEILLKKTNLLTAFEIDLKYSEILNEKFGKLKNFKLIKGDFLKKYKNENQNIDKIFSNLPYNIASKVISKLIEENFLKEMVFTVQKELADRITAKINSKNYSSFTVLVQSHFKVIKILDIGENNFYPAPKVKSTTLKLIPKKNNIKNFKEFNKLVRTVFSNRRKKLKNTIINFITNKATLRENFLKEYLDKRPENISVEEFIQISNTLNAYH; translated from the coding sequence ATGATACTATCTCTTTTATCTATGAATATCAACTATAACAGTATAACTAGCATAAAACAAACATTAAAAGAAAGAAAAATCGCTCCAAGAAAATTATGGGGACAAAACTATTTAATCAACGAAAGCATAAGGCAAAAAATAATAGAAAGCTTAGATATAAAAGAAAATGAAAAAATCTGGGAAATTGGCCCAGGCCTTGGCGCAATGACTGAGATTTTATTAAAAAAAACTAATCTTTTAACCGCATTTGAAATTGACTTAAAATATTCAGAAATATTAAATGAAAAATTTGGAAAATTAAAAAACTTTAAATTGATAAAAGGGGATTTTTTAAAAAAATACAAAAACGAAAATCAAAACATTGATAAAATATTTTCAAATTTGCCATACAATATTGCATCAAAAGTAATATCTAAATTAATTGAAGAAAACTTTTTAAAAGAAATGGTATTCACAGTGCAAAAAGAATTGGCCGACAGAATAACTGCAAAAATAAACAGCAAAAACTATTCTTCATTTACGGTCTTAGTACAATCACACTTCAAGGTAATTAAAATATTAGACATAGGAGAAAACAATTTTTATCCTGCACCTAAGGTTAAGTCCACAACACTAAAATTAATTCCTAAAAAAAACAACATAAAAAACTTCAAAGAATTCAATAAATTGGTTAGAACTGTATTTTCAAACAGAAGAAAGAAATTAAAAAACACTATTATTAATTTCATTACCAATAAAGCTACTCTGAGAGAAAATTTTTTAAAAGAATATTTAGACAAAAGACCTGAAAACATTTCTGTTGAAGAATTTATACAAATTTCCAACACTTTAAATGCTTATCATTAA